GGCTTCGCGTGCCCTCCGGAAAGACCCCTAGAACCTGACCCCTGGATAGCACCTCTAGCGCCTTGTGGAACGCTTCCCTGTCAGCCTGCCCCCGTCTCACCGGAAACGCACCTAAGCTCTCAAGGACCCGGGCGAACAGCCGGTTCGAGAAGAGCTCATGTTTCGCCATGAATCTCACGGGCCTTGACACGGCACACCCGAGCACTATTGGGTCGAGCATGCTCAAGTGGTTTGCCACCAGTATCACAGGGCCCTCTGACGGGATGTTGCCCTCGCCCTCTATCTGCGTCTTAAAAGCGATCTTAAGCACCACCCTCAAGATCGCTCGCGCTATCACGTATAACAAGCTCGCTCCCCCTTGACGCGCGACGACACAGGAGAAAGCGATCGGTCGCCCGTCGCCCACGCCACAAGTCGAGCCACCTCGGCTATGGTCTCCTCTGGAGCCTTGCCAGTCGTGTCGATGACGACCGCGTCCGGAGCAGGCCGTAGCGGCGCGACCTCCCTTTCACTGTCGATCCGGTCGCGGTGGGCCACCCCGTCGGCCACCGCGCCGTCACATACCTCGTGTCCTCGCTCCCTCGCCTGGGCGAGACGCCTTCGTACCCTTTCCTCGTGCGTAGCAACAAGGAATATCTTCAGATCGGCATCGGGCGCAACTACCGTCCCGATGTCGCGTCCATCCATCACAACCCCGCCCTCCCTCAGGAGCGAACGTTGCTGCTCGAGAAGGGCGAGCCTGACCCCGGGCACCTTGGCCACCTCTGACACACAGGCCTCGACCTCGGGTGACACAAGGCTGTCCGTGACATCTTCGCCGTCAAGGAGGGTGCGCAGATCGCCACGCTCGTTCTGGGATACGCTGATTCCCGTAGACTCTGCAAGCGCCGTTAATGATTCCGCAGACGTCAAGTCCACACCAAGGCGCAAGGCCTTGAGTGCGACCGCCCTGTAAAAATGGCCCGTACTAACGTAACGGAGCCCGAACATTGCGGCGATCGCTTTCGCAACGGTGCTCTTTCCGGCGCCTGCCGGGCCGTCAATGGCAATCACGGGACCCTTAGTTCTAGCTTTTGCCTTATTCGACATAGACGCCACGATTCCTCTTCTTCCACACGGAATTGCCGGCTAAATCATTGAAGAGTCTCAACTATCCCGAGCGCTGTCCCTTCAAGACGGTCCACCCTGCTCAACCGCTGCCTTCCGTGCTCGTGCAGAAGAGCAGCTTGGCCCAGGACAGCCGCAGCAAGGAACACCACGAATCCAAGCCAGAAACCCCTCTCCAAGCGAACGAGAAAGCGGCTCTCATCGGAGGCGCCGCGCCTAACGCACATTCCCTTCCGCCCCCTCTCCGGCAGCCGCTGAACGACCGGCCACGTAACCCGTGGAGAACGCGGCTTGAAGATTGAACCCGCCAGTAGCGCCGTCCACATCGATGACCTCCCCGGCGAAGTATACCCCCGGCACGAGCCTGGACGCCATGGTGGACGGGTCGATCTCGTTTACAGCCACCCCACCCGCGGTGACCATTCCTTCTTCAACCGGTCTCGTCGCCCTGACGGTCAGAGAGAGACCCTTAATGGTCGTCCCCAACGCGCGCCTCTCCTCGCGCGTCACCTGAGAAGCTAGCCTCGTCTCAGGTATGCCCGCCTCGCGAACGAGGACGGATATGAGCCTCGCCGGCAGCACCTCGAGGAGCGCGTTGGCCAGCCGCCGCTGAGGGTGCCGACCGAACGCCTCCTGAAGCTCCCGGTCGACCTCTTCGTGGGAAAGCTCAGGCTTGAGATCGATCACCAGCCTCACGGGACCGTCCCCGTGACCAAGAGCAATGGCGATATCGCGTGAGAGGTCGAGGATCACTGGCCCCGATACGCCGAAATGGGTGAAGAGCACCTCTCCGAACCCCGTCCGAGTTTTCCGGCCTTCTACAAAGGACGCCACAGCCGCGCCGTGGAGGGTGAGCCCCGCGAGGTTTGTGACCCACGGCTCCTGGGTTTCGAGCGGCACAAGGGACGGTCTCGGCTCCACTATCGTGTGGCCCAGCTCCGCCGCCATCCGTAAGCCGTCACCCGTGGACCCCGTCATCGGGTACGTTATGCCCCCGGTCGCGATAATCGCCGCGTCGCACGACACGAGCCCAGGGCTCATCGGCACTCTGCCGGCAATCACGCCGCGCACCCTGCCGTCTCTCACGAGGATCCGCTCGGCCCTCCAAAGGCACCTCATCTCAACGCCCTTCTTGCGAGCGCAGTTTACGAGTGCCCCAAGGACGTCCCTGCCGACCCCGGAGAATGGGAAGACCCGCCCATCGTCCTCGACCCTGCTCCCCACGCCCAGCTCCGCCAGAAACCGTCTCAACCTCATGGAGTCAAAGGCTGCAAACGCGGAGTACAAGAACCTGCCGTTCCCCGGCATGCCAGCGACGAGCCCCTCCACATCAGTATCATGCGTGAAATTGCAACGGCCTCCTCCGGTCAAGAGCAGCTTTCGCCCGAGCTCGGGGTTGCGCTCGAGCAGGATGACCCGGGCCCCGCAGGTGGCCGCCATGATAGCGGCCATGAGGCCCGCGGGCCCGCCCCCTATCACGATCACGCATCGTCCCCGGCCAGATCGATCGCTCAACCCTCAGAAGACCTCGCATTTCGTACCGAATACGCAGCCCCACACGTGCCCTCATGGGGCACACGCCACACTATTCTGCACACGCCCTCAGTATCCTGCATGCCGCGGACGGCGTCCTTACGCATCCGCCGGTCCCGTCGCCTGCGGCCCCCCGCCCTCGCCGCCGCTCGGCTCCGGCTTCGTCCCCGGGCGACCTGCGCTCGTAGTCGCGACCCCTCGCACCCACCGGACTTCCTCGGGCGTCAGATGCCTCCATGCTCCCCGCCGTAGATTACCCAGAGAGAGCATGCCGAGGCGTGTCCTTATCAGGTGCACCACCGGATGGCCCACGGCAGCCAGCATGTTCCGTACCTCGCGCTTCTTGCCCTCGTGGATCTCCACCTCCAGCACGGCTGACCCGGACTTGCGCCGGAGAACCCTCACGCGCGCCGGTGCCGTGACAACGTCGCCCAGCCTCACGCCGCGCCTGAGCGCGGCAAGCGCGCCCTCATCGGGCACTCCTTGCACCGTCGCCACGTATGTCTTCGGTACCTCGAACCTGGGGTGTGTAAGCGCGAAAGCGGCCTCGCCGTCGTTTGTGAGGAGAAGGAGGCCTTCGGTATCAAGATCAAGCCTCCCCACGGGAAAAAGCCTGTGGCCGTGGTGTGGGACAAGATCTAGCACGGTCGGGCGCCCCTGTGGGTCCCGAGCCGTGCAAAGATAACCTGCGGGTTTGTTCAGGAGCAAGTACACCTTCGTCTCATCCGTGACGATGCGTTTTCCGTCGACTCTGATCTCCGCGCGCGCCGGATCCACCCTTGCGCCCGGCCCTCGGACGACCACCCCGTCGACCTCGACCCTGCCCTGTCTGATGATGTCTGCGCTACGCCTTCTGGAAGCAACCCCCGCATCCGCGAGGATCTTCTGAAGCCTCTCCATGGCAGGACCACCGGCCGAGGCTATCTCATCCGTTTCAGCCTCTCCAGGCTTTCGACCGAACCGAGGATCACGAGGACGTCACCCTCACGAACTACATCGTCAGCGCCTGGTGAGACTTTCACCGCGTCGTCCCTGCGGATAGCGACGACATTGGCTCCGTACCGGGCGCGTAAGTTCAGTTCGCGCAACGTCTTGCCGCTGAACTCCTCAGTCGCTACGATCTCCGCCACTCCATAGTCAGGGGACAACTCGATGTACTCAAGGATGTTGGAGCACCCGAGGCTGTTGGCCAACCTGATGCCCATGTCTCGCTCAGGGTATACGACCCTGTCCACGCCCAGCTTCTCAAGGAGTTTGCCATGAAGCTCATCCGTGGCCTTGGCGACCACGTATCCAACTCCGAGTTCTTTCAGGATCATGCACGCCAAAATGCTCGACCTGATGTCTTGACCGACAGTGACGACCGCCACGTCGACGTTGCGGATCCCGAGCGCCCGGAGCGCCTCCTCGTCGGTGGCGTCGGCTTGCACCGCGTGAGTCACGTCCGCGGCAAGATGTTGCACCTTGTCGGGGTCTGTGTCGATGGCGAGGACCTCATGACCCATCTTGCTGAGAGCTCGAGCCACGCTGATACCGAAATTCCCGAGGCCTATCACGGCAAACTGGCGCATATTCATCATCTCCAAGCCGGCTGTACACCAACCATGACGCCCCAGCTCTTCGCGCCCCCTACTCGACGGCGCTAGGGTCGCCGGTGCCTGCACTGCAGCGCGTGGAGAATTCAGCCAGTGTTCGCGCCGAATCCGAACGAGGCGCGTTCCGGGCGCGCCGACCCGCAGGGCAAGGCCGATAGCCCTAGGCATGGCCCCTACGCCGAAGAGCAGAGCAAACTCATGGCGATCTGCCTGGTCAGCGGGTGGGCGGACGGGGCACACACAAGAGGGCCCGCCACCCCGTCCCCAAGCTGCATACGGCGTCTTGCGTCAGACAGATTTTACAGCACAACTGGGGAGAACGCAAGCCGGGCCTGGAGAGGAACGCGGCTCACTGAGCGGCGCCTTGAACGTTTGGTCTCTCTGTTTGTGCGTCTGGCACGGTGGGATTCTGGCGCTTTCTGCCGGACATCTGTCCGAGAAGGGAAGGCACCACATCTATGAGCCTGTCGATGATGGCCCCTCCGTCAACGGGCAGCGCGCGGATCTGCCCCTGCCCCACTACAAGGAAGGCCACAGGCTGTACAGTTATTCCAGCTCCGGCGCCTCCACCGAAAGGCAAACCCGCGGCGGCGCCGTTTGCCGGGTTCTGCTGGGGCCCTCCGGCCCCCTCGCCTGCGCCTGGCTGGAACTCACTGCCGCCAGCAGCGAACCCGAACGTCACGCGCGACACCGGGAGAATAACGGTCCCGTCGGGGGTTTCCACGGGGTCTCCCAGAATCGTGTTGACGTCCACCATCTCTTTGATGCTGTCCATGGTGGTCTTCATGAGCGCTTCTATCGGGTGGTCGGGCATGACCGCCGTCGCCTCCTGCGTGTAGTCTGGATGCCTCGCAGGATAATATAACCTGGGGTGAGAGCCAGTATGCAGCGTATGGAGGCATCGAAGGCCGCCCGGTCGTATCGGGGAACGACGCTAATAGCTGGCCTGCCGCGCGGGAACCTAAGCGGCACTGGAAAAGCAGCTAGGGCCGTGTTGATCAAGGCGTACGCGAGACCCACGCCGATGGCGCTTGTCGCTGCTTCTCCCGACCCGAGCTCGAGACGTATACGGAGCTCTTGAACGTCAAGGCCCTCCGCCCTTATGGCCCTGTAGAAAAAGCGTGCCACACGTCTCCGCACCTCGTGCCAGCGCCGTGCCCCTCGCGACTCGTCGTTGCCCGGGCTCGCTCGCGCCCGCCTCAACCAGGCAGCCGGTCCGGCCCTCCGCCTCTCTCTTGGAGTGCCTTCCCCCTCGCCCGATTCCCCGATCGAGCGCAACAGCGTCTTGACGCGGGATACCCATTCCGCGAGACGCGACACACCATCTCGGGCCGTCACCGCGTCGCTGTCGCCGTTCTCATGCTCTGGTCGCGAGGACCTGGTGTAAACCGGAATCCACACGAGGCCCCAGAGAAGGCCCACGCGCACGCGGATGACGTTACGCCCGCGCGTCCTCACAAAGTGCGCTGACACTCTGAGCGGCAGCATTACAAGAAGGAGAGAGAGCGCCGCGACGCCCAGGACGCAAGCTACGCCTATGAGGAGCCAACGCAACTAGCCCGCCTCCGTTCTCGCCCCCGAGTAGCCGGCCTCTTGGAGGGGCTCAAGCGCGACGCGCAAGGCCAAGGAGCTGGCACGGCCGCACGCTCGCCATCGGCAGCCCCTCCCCGCATCGTCCGGCGGCGCCGGCGCCATGAGACGACAGTCGCCGCCGACTGCGCGCGACGCACACGCCTTCGCAAAAAGCCAGCCGCTTTCGTTAGGTAGTATCTCCAAGTTCATCCACGGGCTGAGCCGCGGGTTGCCGGGGACACACCGTTGCCTGCGCGCGGAGATCGCCGCCGCGACTCAGAGCGAAGGCTGAATCCAGGCAGAGTCGCCGCGTCTCCTTCTATAGGCGGGAGATCATCGAGGGATGCCAAGCCGAACCAGCGGAGGAACTCGGGGGTGGTCCCGTAAAGCACTGGCCGCCCGGGTGCCTTCTTGCGGCCCACCGGCCGCACCAGCCCGCGCTCGATTAAGGTTGTGAGCACGCCGTCCACGCGGACCCCGCGGATCGTCTCCAGCTCGGCTTTGGTGATGGGCTGTTTGTAAGCTATCATGGCCACGGTCTCCAGCGCAGGCCTGGAGAGCGCCTGTCTGGTGCCCACGTTCAACTTGGCTATGTATGCGGCGTGTGCAGGCCTGGTGGCCATCTGGTAGCCGCCGGCAACGAACACTATTTGCATGCCCCGCCTGTTCCGGTCATACTCCTGCCGGAGGTCGTCCACTATGGCGTTCACCGTGCGCGGATCTATGCCGAGGATCGCGCCCATCTCCTGCGAGGTAACCGGACGCGGCGATGCAAAAACCATGGCCTCGATGACGGCCTTGGCCTCTTCATACTCCATGGTCGGCGCCCCCGACCGCAGGCAGTATCAGTATCTCACCAAAGTGCGCGTCCTGGCGGACCACGGCCTTCGCGAGCCTGATGAGCTCCAGAAGCGCGAGAAACACGGCGATTACCTCGGAACGGGTCACAGTCGGGCCGTCGAACAGCTCGCCGAACACCAGCTTTCCCTTCTGGCGCAATCGGGTGAGGATGACGTCCATCTTCTCCTCGATGGAGAGGTCGTCGGCCGGGACAGCGGTGAACTCGTCCTCCGGGATGCCTTCGAGCACGCGACGAAGGGCCTGAATGAGGTCGGATAGCCCCACACCCTCGGGAGGCAACGCGGCGCCCGTCCCTGGTGGAAGGGTATCTCGCAGGTACACCAGGCGCCACGCCTCATCGCGCCTCGCAAGCTCCTCTACAGCCTCCTTGAAGATGCGGTACTTCATGAGATGGGCTATCAAGGCGCTGTTTCCATCACTCTCGCGGCTGTCATCTGCGGAGTTGCCGTCGTCTTCCGCCGAGCCCCCGCAGTCATCAGATCCACCGGCGGCCCCGTCGGCCTCCTCGGGCTCCGACGGCAGGAGAGCCCTCGACTTCGCTG
The nucleotide sequence above comes from Bacillota bacterium. Encoded proteins:
- a CDS encoding 1-acyl-sn-glycerol-3-phosphate acyltransferase yields the protein MLYVIARAILRVVLKIAFKTQIEGEGNIPSEGPVILVANHLSMLDPIVLGCAVSRPVRFMAKHELFSNRLFARVLESLGAFPVRRGQADREAFHKALEVLSRGQVLGVFPEGTRSLTGQLQAPYSGAVVLAEKTGAPIVPVGIVGTDRILRKGAVVPKPGRISVRIGRPIYPSSPSQGQAREGERGAVDLKSVMMQHIAELIAGGARATR
- a CDS encoding (d)CMP kinase, with translation MSNKAKARTKGPVIAIDGPAGAGKSTVAKAIAAMFGLRYVSTGHFYRAVALKALRLGVDLTSAESLTALAESTGISVSQNERGDLRTLLDGEDVTDSLVSPEVEACVSEVAKVPGVRLALLEQQRSLLREGGVVMDGRDIGTVVAPDADLKIFLVATHEERVRRRLAQARERGHEVCDGAVADGVAHRDRIDSEREVAPLRPAPDAVVIDTTGKAPEETIAEVARLVAWATGDRSLSPVSSRVKGERACYT
- a CDS encoding NAD(P)/FAD-dependent oxidoreductase — translated: MAAIMAATCGARVILLERNPELGRKLLLTGGGRCNFTHDTDVEGLVAGMPGNGRFLYSAFAAFDSMRLRRFLAELGVGSRVEDDGRVFPFSGVGRDVLGALVNCARKKGVEMRCLWRAERILVRDGRVRGVIAGRVPMSPGLVSCDAAIIATGGITYPMTGSTGDGLRMAAELGHTIVEPRPSLVPLETQEPWVTNLAGLTLHGAAVASFVEGRKTRTGFGEVLFTHFGVSGPVILDLSRDIAIALGHGDGPVRLVIDLKPELSHEEVDRELQEAFGRHPQRRLANALLEVLPARLISVLVREAGIPETRLASQVTREERRALGTTIKGLSLTVRATRPVEEGMVTAGGVAVNEIDPSTMASRLVPGVYFAGEVIDVDGATGGFNLQAAFSTGYVAGRSAAAGEGAEGNVR
- a CDS encoding rRNA pseudouridine synthase, whose amino-acid sequence is MERLQKILADAGVASRRRSADIIRQGRVEVDGVVVRGPGARVDPARAEIRVDGKRIVTDETKVYLLLNKPAGYLCTARDPQGRPTVLDLVPHHGHRLFPVGRLDLDTEGLLLLTNDGEAAFALTHPRFEVPKTYVATVQGVPDEGALAALRRGVRLGDVVTAPARVRVLRRKSGSAVLEVEIHEGKKREVRNMLAAVGHPVVHLIRTRLGMLSLGNLRRGAWRHLTPEEVRWVRGVATTSAGRPGTKPEPSGGEGGGPQATGPADA
- a CDS encoding TrkA family potassium uptake protein; the encoded protein is MNMRQFAVIGLGNFGISVARALSKMGHEVLAIDTDPDKVQHLAADVTHAVQADATDEEALRALGIRNVDVAVVTVGQDIRSSILACMILKELGVGYVVAKATDELHGKLLEKLGVDRVVYPERDMGIRLANSLGCSNILEYIELSPDYGVAEIVATEEFSGKTLRELNLRARYGANVVAIRRDDAVKVSPGADDVVREGDVLVILGSVESLERLKRMR
- the ytfJ gene encoding sporulation protein YtfJ yields the protein MPDHPIEALMKTTMDSIKEMVDVNTILGDPVETPDGTVILPVSRVTFGFAAGGSEFQPGAGEGAGGPQQNPANGAAAGLPFGGGAGAGITVQPVAFLVVGQGQIRALPVDGGAIIDRLIDVVPSLLGQMSGRKRQNPTVPDAQTERPNVQGAAQ
- a CDS encoding DUF2953 domain-containing protein; the encoded protein is MRWLLIGVACVLGVAALSLLLVMLPLRVSAHFVRTRGRNVIRVRVGLLWGLVWIPVYTRSSRPEHENGDSDAVTARDGVSRLAEWVSRVKTLLRSIGESGEGEGTPRERRRAGPAAWLRRARASPGNDESRGARRWHEVRRRVARFFYRAIRAEGLDVQELRIRLELGSGEAATSAIGVGLAYALINTALAAFPVPLRFPRGRPAISVVPRYDRAAFDASIRCILALTPGYIILRGIQTTRRRRRRSCPTTR
- the scpB gene encoding SMC-Scp complex subunit ScpB, whose product is MEYEEAKAVIEAMVFASPRPVTSQEMGAILGIDPRTVNAIVDDLRQEYDRNRRGMQIVFVAGGYQMATRPAHAAYIAKLNVGTRQALSRPALETVAMIAYKQPITKAELETIRGVRVDGVLTTLIERGLVRPVGRKKAPGRPVLYGTTPEFLRWFGLASLDDLPPIEGDAATLPGFSLRSESRRRSPRAGNGVSPATRGSARG
- a CDS encoding segregation/condensation protein A; its protein translation is MNMIPVRVEGFSGTLEELARAIERGEIDARTVSVHEVIRACFEELERSEGTGLDAVGGFLVAASTLVAAKSRALLPSEPEEADGAAGGSDDCGGSAEDDGNSADDSRESDGNSALIAHLMKYRIFKEAVEELARRDEAWRLVYLRDTLPPGTGAALPPEGVGLSDLIQALRRVLEGIPEDEFTAVPADDLSIEEKMDVILTRLRQKGKLVFGELFDGPTVTRSEVIAVFLALLELIRLAKAVVRQDAHFGEILILPAVGGADHGV